The following nucleotide sequence is from Trifolium pratense cultivar HEN17-A07 linkage group LG2, ARS_RC_1.1, whole genome shotgun sequence.
GAATGCTGACAACATGTAGATCTTAGGTGAAGAGGGAATTTCACTCTCTCCAAGTATGCATTGTTGTTTGGTTCTGCTGCCAAgtgaaaaaatgttttttaaaaaattaacaaaatgaaTACGGTGattttgttgttaaattgaAAGTCAAATATATGACTATTATtatgtgttaatattttttttctcttcttttaagaaattttaggtaattagaaaaaatatttttttaaaaatttatcatcAATGAATATCTGCGAATACCTTAAAACTCGTGGATTATCCGCTTAATGAATACTCGCACGAATATGAAGCGGATACGAATATTATATTTATCCAATGAGGCAGACACATATATATACTATTCGCTCTCGTAGATATTCATTTACATCCCTACTTTTGAGGTTAACACAAGAGTGTGTTTGGGTTGAAGCCcccatcctttttttttttcctattaatTTCTTCTCTCCAGTGAAGTTACAATTTTTCATTATGACAGAAATCAGTGTAACGTTTCCTCCGATATTAAGGGGTAAAAAAttccccctttttttttttttcattctttgtCTATTATCGATATACCCCCACGTACTCTACGTCTTGTAGAAGATAAAGTGCTTGAGTCCGATGCGGAAGCAACATTGTTTCTACAGAATAATTTgtaataagaatacagaaggaGAATTTTTCAAAGTTATAGTCCAAGAAACAGTTTCAGCACACAAATATGAACAAAATTAACCTTCTCCCAAACATAAATATCCAAAATTTGCATAATAAGAAACTCATTCAGAACTTAGAAGCGGATTAGAATCTAAAGAATACATTTCTTTTCACCTTAATACATTGTTTCAAATCAGAATGCTAAACATTAAGTGACATTTAATCATATAtccctagtttttttttagaattggaTATTGAGTCTAATTTaatcttacaaaaccggcttgtaaggtgatgattgctTCTTAATATCCCCACCCAgtactattgggcttggtgtgTGGATATAAATGATAGATGGACCTGTAGCAGAAACCGAATAATATCAAGTGGCCTAACAAATCTTAGAGAGACTTTGATATCATCTTACTAAATCCATGAGATAGTGATATTTTAGTGAAATTATGAAACACTAAAAAGTGTTGGCCTGATGTGattgttttcattttcactGGAGGAATTAAAGAAAGATCAGATACTATATATGATAGATCATAGTAATAATTCTTCTCTTATTTGGTCATGTAGGCATTGGGTTTGCATGAACATACATAATTGTCACGAAACTGCACGATATAGTTTATGAATAACTAACAACCAATTAAATGTGTATGAGAAAGTCAAGCCAATAAAAACAATACAAGTCTGTTTTCGTTtcttaaaatatgataatatgaGATAGTATTATAGGCACATTGTGTTACACGTTACACGTAAACCATGGTTGCCAATAATTAGGTGGCATGGAAACAGCTAGCGTGGAagcaacaaatatatatattcttgaCATCATCATCCATCGTGATCATCCATTCCTTTATATACCACCCACCAATATATATACCCACCAATACCACATACACCTAATTAGCCTTAGTCTTGTCCCAAATATTAATTCATtcacattattaattaattaaaacaagCTAGCTAGCTATATATAGGTGATCAATAATGTCGTCGGTTAGACAACGTCCATCCAACAATCAATCGGAAGAAACGGCAGCAGGGGATCAGAACCTTACCGGAACCCCATCTGGAATTAGTCGCTCCTCAAGACGACGCGCAGTATCTGGAGCACTTACCGGAACAGCCAACTTGGCGAACCTACTTCCTACGGGAACCCTCTTGGCATTCCAGATTCTAACGCCAGTGTTCACAAACAATGGAGCTTGTGACTCCGTTACGCGCATCCTCACACTCCTACTCCTCCTCTTGCTGGCAATCTCTTGTTTTCTCGCATGTTTCACTGACACCGTCAAGGCATCAGATGGAAGAATTTACCATGGTCTCGCAACCTTCAAAGGTCTCTGGCTATTTGACTACTCACCTGTTGATGACTTGTCCAACACGTTACCTGATTTGAGCAAGTATAAGCTTAGGCTCATTGATTTAATTCATGCATTTTTGTCAGTTCTTGTCTTCTTTTCTGTTGTATTGAGGGACAACAATGTGTTGACATGTTATTACCCGCAACCACCACATCATGAGACTAAGGAGGTTCTGGACATTGTACCTCTTGGAATTGGACTTCTATGCAGCTTGCTCTTTCTTGTTTTTCCTACCACCAGACATGGGATTGGCTACCCTGTTACACCTGCTACTGCACCCAAATACTAGCACTCTACTTCATTTTTTGCTACTATATTCTAATTAGTTTAGTTAGTTACTTAATTACTGCTTTGCTTTCTAATTCTTCATGCATAAATATTCCCTCATCTGTTA
It contains:
- the LOC123910491 gene encoding protein DMP3-like — encoded protein: MSSVRQRPSNNQSEETAAGDQNLTGTPSGISRSSRRRAVSGALTGTANLANLLPTGTLLAFQILTPVFTNNGACDSVTRILTLLLLLLLAISCFLACFTDTVKASDGRIYHGLATFKGLWLFDYSPVDDLSNTLPDLSKYKLRLIDLIHAFLSVLVFFSVVLRDNNVLTCYYPQPPHHETKEVLDIVPLGIGLLCSLLFLVFPTTRHGIGYPVTPATAPKY